The Caldisericia bacterium DNA segment AATTTTGAAGGCATAAGAAAGAAATCACTTGAAGCATAAAGTAAGTGCGATAAAGGTTCATCAAATTTATTTAGAAATAAAAATTTATCTTTATATAATGAACTTAATTCAAATAATTTTTTTTCATATTCTTTATCTCCAACACCTAATATTATTAAGTATAAATCAAGTTTCATTAAATCATCAAAAATGTTTATTAAAAGATCAACACCCTTTTGATCGGTAATTCTTGTTATCATTGTATATAATGGTAAATCAATATTAAAATTTAAATTTAAATTCTTATAAAGATTTAATTTATTAATTTTTTTGTTTTCAATTGATAGGGAATTATAATTAGCATAAATATATTTATCAGTTTCTGGATTCCAGAATTCATAATCTATTCCATTTAAAATACCAAAAATTTTATCTCTTTTTAATCTTAAGATTCCATCTAAACCAAAACCAAATTCTTCTTTTTGAATTTCTTTTGAATATGTCGGTGAAACAGTAGTTATTAAATCTGAAAAGAGAATCCCACCTTTTAATATATTGATTTTTCCATAAAATTCTAAAAAATCTATTGAAAAGAGGTTTTCTGGTAAGCCAAGTTCAAAAAGAGACTCTTTTTCAAAAATACCTTGATATGCTAAATTATGTATTGTTAAAATAGTTTTAAAGTTAAAATTAAATATTTTATTATAAATTTGAATAAAAGATGCTTGCCAATCATGTGTATGAATAATATCTGACTTAACATAATCTTTTATAAATTTTAGAGATGCAAGTGAAAAAAGTCCAAATCGTAAATAATTATCTTTATAATCAATATTATTTTCATTGTAAATACCATCTCTTAAGAAAAATTGGTCATTTTCAATAAAATATGTATCAAATATAAAATTTTCTTTGTCTATATAAACTTTAAAATCATAAATTTTATCATTAATATTAATATTGATATTATTTATATATTCTAAATTTAAATTTTTTTCTTTTATTGCCTTATAAAAAGGTAAAATAAGAGTTACATCAACTCCTAACCTTTTAAGATATTTTGGTAGTGAACCTGCAACATCAGCAAGGCCACCTGTTTTAATATATGGAACTGCTTCAGATACAACAAAGGTTATTTTCATTAAATCGCTCCTTTTTAAATTTCTGTCTCAAGTAGAAACTTTGCACAATCTTCAGGTTTTGTAGGATTTATATAAAAACCTGTACCCCATTCAAAACCAGCAACCTTTGTTAATCTTGGCATAATTTCTATATGCCAATGATAATGAGGTAAATTGTATTGATCAAGAGGAGCTGTATGTATAATTAAATTAAAAGGAGGATCATTTAAAACATTCTTTAATCTCAATAAACTTCTTTTCAAAACTTTACTCAAACTAACAACATCTCCTTTTGATACATCAATGAAATCTGAAGAGTGTTTTTTTGGAAGAATCCATAATTCAAAAGGGAACCTTGCAGCAAAAGGTACTATTGAAATAAACTCATGATTTTCTTCAACTAATCTTTCTCTATCTTCTAGTTCCTGTTGAATTATATCGCAAAAAACACATCTTTCTTTAAAATTAAAATATTCTTTTGAGCCATTAAGTTCCTGCTGAACTCTAATTGGAACTATGGGAAGGGCAATTATTTGAGAATGTGGATGCTCTAAAGATGCACCTGCCTGTGAACCTTTATTTTTAAAAATTAATATATATTTAAATCTTTTATCTTTTTTTAAATCTAAAACTCTGTCTCTCCAAGCCCATACAACCTCTTGAATTTGAGCTTCAGGCATATCTGCCATTTCTTCGAAGTGATTTGGAGTTTCAATCACAACCTCATGTGCACCAATTCCATTCATCATATCAAACATACCAACTCCTCTTTTGTCTAGTTCACCTTCAATTCTTAATGCAGGAAATTTATTTGGAACGACTCTTATCCACCAACCAGGCTCATTTTTATTTGTTCCAACTTTTCTATAACTTAAAATTTCTGGTGGCGTTAGATTCTCATTTCCTTCTTCAAAAGGGCATTTCGAAAGATCTTTATTTTTCTCTTCACTTTCAATTTTATAATCATGAGGCCTCAAGCTTCTTTCTGTAGCAATAATTACCCATCTTCCAATAACTGGGTCTTTTCTTAATTCTGGCATAGATTATTAAACCTCCTCAAATTCAATTGAGTTAAATACAAAATCATCTTTATTTATTTCTTCAGGTTTTACATTTTTATTTATAAGTTTTATAAATTTCTCATAATGTTCATTGAATCTTTTTATTGCATATTCTTTTGCAGTTGATGTTGTAACAAGGAATGGAAAATCAGAACTTTCAAGTAAAAATTTCTCTTTTAAAATAGAAAATTTTAAAATTTTATCTTTTATAGAGTTACTATTTTTGAAAAAGGTATCTTCTGCTATATGTATCTTTTCCCACATCCACATTGTTTCAGAATTATACCATGTATAATGAAAACCACCTAAGCCCCAAGAACTTTCTATAAATTTCCCTTTTTTAATTGGAACATTTTCTTCAATATTTTTTGATAATGTTGTCTCATACACTTTTGATTCAGAGGAATACTTTAAAAATTCTTTTAAGAAATAAACACCCTCATACCACCAATGACCGAATAGTTCAGTATCAAATGCAGCAACAATCAAACCATTCATATTATAGTTGTTATTAAAATCAATAAAAATCTTTTCTATTCTTTCTTTAAAATTTTCAGCATGAATTTTTGCTTTCTCAAATGCTCTTTCATAATTATAATAATCTTTTTCACCAAGAGAAACTCTCTTATCTGTAATTCTCCAATATTGAAAACCAGAATTTTCACTTTTTTTATGAAATTCTCTATAATCTCCATCCCCTGGATAACCATAATCTCTTGACCAAACTATTTCACTTGTTTCTGGATTTCTTAACAAAACATATATTCCAGAGTAAATTTCATATAAGAAAAGTGAAGAAAACTTATTTTTTGTTTGAATTTTTATAAAACCTCTTCCATATCTAAAAATATCTTCATTTTCTTCAACTAAAGAATGGTAATTTAAAATGAAATATTTGATTTTATTTTCTTTTAAAATCTTCTCAACTTCTGGTTTATAACCACATTCAGGCAACCAAAAAATCTCTGGATCTACCTTTAAATAATTTCTATATACTTTAATCCCATTTTTAATCTGTAAAATTCTAGAATCATCATATTTTAAAAGAGGAAGATATGAATGTGTTATTGCTGATGTTCCAATTTCAACAAATCCATCTTTTTTAAACTCATTAAATGCTTCTACAATATCATAATTTATTTTTTTAAATAATTCTTTTTTCTCATTTATCTCATTTAAATAATAATCTATTAGTTTTTTTACTATATTATCCTTATTATATTTTGAATAATCTTCTTTGCCTCTTTTTTCTTTTATATTTAAATATTCAATAAATTTCTCTTTGAAATAATCACTTTTAAGTTGATCCATGAGAACTGGTGTTATCCCTATATTTAATTTAAAATTTATATTCTCCTTTTTTAGTTCATAAAGAGATTTTAAAATTGGAATATAAGTTGATTCAGCAATTTCAAATAGCCATTCTTCTCCAAATGGCCACCTTCCCTTACCAAGTGAGTAAGGAAGGTGTGAATGAAGATAAATTAAAAATTTATTATTCACTTCTCTTCAATTACCTCCATATTAATTTTATTTATACCATCTTTTAATCTATATATGAAGATTATTGTTGAGCCTTGATATATTTTTTCAATACCACTTTCAGAATTTGATATAGTATAAATTTTTTCTATTTTAATATCTTTAAAAGAATTACTCCTTAAACTTAATTTAAAATCTAAAAAATCTATTTTAATTCCATCATCTATTAATTCATATCTATCCTCAGGAAAATAAAAGTTAAACTCTAATGCAAGTAAATTACTTAATTTATCACATGTAATTGAAAAATATAAACTTGAATTTGAAAATTTATATTCTAAATTAATTTCTGGGTTATTTAAATTTATTTTATTTTCTTTTATTTCAAAATTTAATAAACTATTATATGGGTGAGATTTTTCTAAATCATCTTCATTATCTAAAAAGTGTATAAGGAAATTTTCTTTGTAATAATTATCAAATTTAAGATAGTTTAATGCATCCTTATCTTTCAAAATAAATGTTTCGTGTATTGTCTTTATTCCACTATTCTCCTCGTGAGTTTCAGTTCTTTCAAAAAGTTTATCATGGTAAATTTCTTCGTATCTTGTAATAACATCAGAAATATTTTTGTTTAAATAGTCAAATTCTAAAACTTTTCCACCTAGTCTATGAATAAAAATTTTAATTTTATCATTTAATAAAATTATTTCATCATATCCATCTTTATTATAATCCAAAATTTTGATCTCTTTTCCTTTTAAAAATTTATTTTCTCCTTCTAAAATCTCTTTAAATATTGCCTCTCTTAAATGTGGGAGATATAAACCTCCAAAAATACCATGCCAATAAGCATCGTTGCATTGACTTTTTAGTACATTTTTATAAATTTTTTCGTTATTTGTATTAACTAATTCTCTCATAAAAAGCATTCTTTTATGCATTTTATTTGATTCGTGATATTTTCTTAAAAAATTTCTAAAGAATCCCTCTGACCAATCCTCCATCTCCTCATAAGAGGATGTATTTAAATAAATTCTTCCATTTGGAAAAAAGTTTTGAACTGCTTCATTAAACAATATTGTTTTAATATCTTCACTATTATTTAAAAATTCAAAAAATCTATCTAAGTATCCATTTTTATATACATAATCATATGTTCCTGGCCAGAGTCCAAATTTTTCTCCATCATCTCCATAAGTAAAAATCAATTCGTCCCCATTAAAAGATTTAAAATAACTTGAAAGTTCTATTATTTCTCTAAAAGGAATTAGATATCTTAAACTTTTAAGAATTGGAAAAATTTTGATTGAGTATCCTTCATTTTCAGTTATGTAATAACCAATTAAATCTTTCTCGCTTAAAAATAATTTTTTAAAAGCGTTATCATCTAAAAGAGTATATTCTATTTCACTTTTTTTAATATATTTAGGTAAATCTGGTTCCCACACCCTTTCTGTTAACCACATTCCTTTTGGAGTAAAGTTAAATTTATCTTTTAAATATTTATTCATAAGTTTTATTTGATTAATTTTATCCTCTTCAGGAATTAAAGTTAAAATTGCTTCATAAAATGTTCCACTAAAAAGTTCGATTCTATTTTCTTTTAAAAGCTCCTTAATTAAATCTTCATAATCTTTTATATTCTCTTCTTCCATAAATTCATAAAGACTTCCAGATGTATGTAATGAAATCTTCACATTTTTATATTTCAATACTTTCTCAAGAAATGGAATATAAGATTTGTAAAAGGCATTAAGAATAACATCTTTAAAATTTCCTACTGGTTGATGATTATGTATAAGTATTAAAAAATATTTCATAATTTATGCCTCCCAATTCTTTAAAAATTCTTTAGAATCTAAATTAATTTCAAAAATTCCAAATTGAGGCAATTTACTTATAACTTTACCGTTTATTTTTAAAAGAAGGAAAAAATTAATTAAATTATTTTGGCTTAAAAATTCATTTTTTAATGGAATTTTTATTTCGAGTAAATCTAAAAATTTAGCCTCTATATCTTTAAAATCGCTAATAATTTTTAAACCAAAATCATCTTTAAAAATTGTTATTGATTGTAAATTTGTTTTTCCCTCAATATTTAACAAAATTTCGAAACTTTTGAGATTTTTATTAATTTTTACTAATAAATATAAGTTATCTTTATCAAACCCTCCTCTTATAAATTCAATTATCTTCTTATCAAAATTCATACTTGAAAAAATCTCTTCGCCTTCATAATAAAATCCATTTAACCATTCAAAATAATCATTTATCTTTCCATCTATATTGGGAGTTATATAATTTTTAACTGATAAAATAATTTTTGAATTATCTTTTTTTATTATTGATTTCAAATTAAAATCTCTTTTAATTCCAGAGTAATAATAGAAGGTCTCTATATGTCTTCTATACAATAAATCAAAATCTTTTTTAATATCATCTCCATATGTTTTGCCATACCACCAATTCCAATCTGAACCTTCAATTATATATAAAATCTTTTTTAAGTTACTCTTTTTCTCATCCTCTAATGTCTCATAGTCTTCTCTAACCTGTTTTAAATAATTCCACGATAAATTATCTTCTTCATCGCCAATCCAAGTTTTAAAATCACCATTTATCCATGAACCAGATTCTATATAATTGAGTTTTTCCGAATTATTTTCATCTATAATTTCACTTAATTTAAAAATAATAATATCTTTATCCCTTTTTAGTTCACTATACAATAAATTAAGAAAATCTATTCCATTGTTCTTATAAAATTCCCATGGATTTTCGCCATCAAGTATAACAAAAACAAATTTATCTTCATTTGAAATTTTTTTAATTTCTTGTAATTTATCTATAAAATCTCTAACTGCTTCATTTTCATTCATCTGAGAATAAACAAAACCAATTGAATCAGAAAGAATTTTGTCTCTAAATAAAACATAAATTTTTTCATTATTGTATTCTAAAAAATATTTTTTATAAATTTTATTTCTATCTTTTATTTTGATAGTTTTAAA contains these protein-coding regions:
- the glgA gene encoding glycogen synthase GlgA; its protein translation is MKITFVVSEAVPYIKTGGLADVAGSLPKYLKRLGVDVTLILPFYKAIKEKNLNLEYINNINININDKIYDFKVYIDKENFIFDTYFIENDQFFLRDGIYNENNIDYKDNYLRFGLFSLASLKFIKDYVKSDIIHTHDWQASFIQIYNKIFNFNFKTILTIHNLAYQGIFEKESLFELGLPENLFSIDFLEFYGKINILKGGILFSDLITTVSPTYSKEIQKEEFGFGLDGILRLKRDKIFGILNGIDYEFWNPETDKYIYANYNSLSIENKKINKLNLYKNLNLNFNIDLPLYTMITRITDQKGVDLLINIFDDLMKLDLYLIILGVGDKEYEKKLFELSSLYKDKFLFLNKFDEPLSHLLYASSDFFLMPSKFEPCGLSQMISLRYGAVPIVRGIGGLKDTIIEFNERVNCGNGFVFYEYDEYEFLNAIKRAQKTYNQKDKLLKIIKIGMNSDYSWESSSLEYKNLYENLILK
- the galT gene encoding galactose-1-phosphate uridylyltransferase, with amino-acid sequence MPELRKDPVIGRWVIIATERSLRPHDYKIESEEKNKDLSKCPFEEGNENLTPPEILSYRKVGTNKNEPGWWIRVVPNKFPALRIEGELDKRGVGMFDMMNGIGAHEVVIETPNHFEEMADMPEAQIQEVVWAWRDRVLDLKKDKRFKYILIFKNKGSQAGASLEHPHSQIIALPIVPIRVQQELNGSKEYFNFKERCVFCDIIQQELEDRERLVEENHEFISIVPFAARFPFELWILPKKHSSDFIDVSKGDVVSLSKVLKRSLLRLKNVLNDPPFNLIIHTAPLDQYNLPHYHWHIEIMPRLTKVAGFEWGTGFYINPTKPEDCAKFLLETEI
- a CDS encoding DUF1957 domain-containing protein — encoded protein: MNNKFLIYLHSHLPYSLGKGRWPFGEEWLFEIAESTYIPILKSLYELKKENINFKLNIGITPVLMDQLKSDYFKEKFIEYLNIKEKRGKEDYSKYNKDNIVKKLIDYYLNEINEKKELFKKINYDIVEAFNEFKKDGFVEIGTSAITHSYLPLLKYDDSRILQIKNGIKVYRNYLKVDPEIFWLPECGYKPEVEKILKENKIKYFILNYHSLVEENEDIFRYGRGFIKIQTKNKFSSLFLYEIYSGIYVLLRNPETSEIVWSRDYGYPGDGDYREFHKKSENSGFQYWRITDKRVSLGEKDYYNYERAFEKAKIHAENFKERIEKIFIDFNNNYNMNGLIVAAFDTELFGHWWYEGVYFLKEFLKYSSESKVYETTLSKNIEENVPIKKGKFIESSWGLGGFHYTWYNSETMWMWEKIHIAEDTFFKNSNSIKDKILKFSILKEKFLLESSDFPFLVTTSTAKEYAIKRFNEHYEKFIKLINKNVKPEEINKDDFVFNSIEFEEV
- a CDS encoding DUF1925 domain-containing protein, with translation MKYFLILIHNHQPVGNFKDVILNAFYKSYIPFLEKVLKYKNVKISLHTSGSLYEFMEEENIKDYEDLIKELLKENRIELFSGTFYEAILTLIPEEDKINQIKLMNKYLKDKFNFTPKGMWLTERVWEPDLPKYIKKSEIEYTLLDDNAFKKLFLSEKDLIGYYITENEGYSIKIFPILKSLRYLIPFREIIELSSYFKSFNGDELIFTYGDDGEKFGLWPGTYDYVYKNGYLDRFFEFLNNSEDIKTILFNEAVQNFFPNGRIYLNTSSYEEMEDWSEGFFRNFLRKYHESNKMHKRMLFMRELVNTNNEKIYKNVLKSQCNDAYWHGIFGGLYLPHLREAIFKEILEGENKFLKGKEIKILDYNKDGYDEIILLNDKIKIFIHRLGGKVLEFDYLNKNISDVITRYEEIYHDKLFERTETHEENSGIKTIHETFILKDKDALNYLKFDNYYKENFLIHFLDNEDDLEKSHPYNSLLNFEIKENKINLNNPEINLEYKFSNSSLYFSITCDKLSNLLALEFNFYFPEDRYELIDDGIKIDFLDFKLSLRSNSFKDIKIEKIYTISNSESGIEKIYQGSTIIFIYRLKDGINKINMEVIEEK
- a CDS encoding glycoside hydrolase family 57 protein, whose product is MNKIFLSFLWHFHQPYYKDLLDNFYLLPYTRIHLVKNYYMMAKIVEMNNIKMNFNFTPILLEQINDYEKNDVNDIFTLLIENNLDYLKENKEILFDKLKIYLSNNFIKNYSRLKEILQKNKEVLNENDLIDLIFYLNLSLIIEIEKDEKIKKLEEKKENYNLDDIFYLIEKENEIIKKVLPLYRDLLNNNLIELTMSPYAHPISPLIIDTDIAKKCGEKFLPDRFSYPDDLDGQIKLGKEIFYKNFNTYPQGIWPSEGAVSNEVVEFFVKNGFKYFLTDEDILFKTIKIKDRNKIYKKYFLEYNNEKIYVLFRDKILSDSIGFVYSQMNENEAVRDFIDKLQEIKKISNEDKFVFVILDGENPWEFYKNNGIDFLNLLYSELKRDKDIIIFKLSEIIDENNSEKLNYIESGSWINGDFKTWIGDEEDNLSWNYLKQVREDYETLEDEKKSNLKKILYIIEGSDWNWWYGKTYGDDIKKDFDLLYRRHIETFYYYSGIKRDFNLKSIIKKDNSKIILSVKNYITPNIDGKINDYFEWLNGFYYEGEEIFSSMNFDKKIIEFIRGGFDKDNLYLLVKINKNLKSFEILLNIEGKTNLQSITIFKDDFGLKIISDFKDIEAKFLDLLEIKIPLKNEFLSQNNLINFFLLLKINGKVISKLPQFGIFEINLDSKEFLKNWEA